Proteins from one Solirubrobacterales bacterium genomic window:
- the nusB gene encoding transcription antitermination factor NusB yields MKRSDQRKQAVFALYQHDLTGRALEDVFERDTSDFARSLAVETLDERDSIDATLKRFLKEGWTLSRVAPLERNIMRVAVHELNAGDVPREVVMDEAVELAKRYCSADAPKFVNGILGSILRELPAVPTND; encoded by the coding sequence TTGAAACGCTCCGATCAGCGCAAGCAGGCGGTATTCGCGCTCTACCAACACGATCTGACCGGCCGGGCGCTGGAAGACGTTTTCGAACGTGACACATCAGACTTCGCTCGCTCGCTCGCGGTCGAGACCCTCGATGAGCGCGACTCGATCGACGCCACGCTCAAACGTTTTCTCAAGGAAGGTTGGACGCTCTCACGCGTCGCGCCGCTCGAGCGCAACATCATGCGCGTCGCGGTGCACGAGCTGAACGCAGGTGACGTCCCGCGCGAAGTGGTGATGGACGAGGCCGTGGAGCTTGCAAAGCGCTATTGCTCGGCCGACGCTCCGAAGTTCGTGAACGGTATTCTCGGATCCATTCTTCGCGAGCTACCAGCGGTGCCCACAAATGACTGA
- a CDS encoding polyprenyl synthetase family protein, translated as MNAAPAFPDAKRLSVDAYLEKIDFEAVPQIDELVEAMRYSLLAGGKRVRPVLALSTAHALGHDPSVVMPYAAALELIHTYSLIHDDLPAMDDDDLRRGKPTCHVAYGENVAILAGDALFAEALRLITANQAGDPMHVVGAMDELLAAIGAGGMVGGQFIDIDEQVENADELKLMHELKTGRLIRASVRGAAIVLGTPTKQVEQLGDFAGELGVLFQIIDDILDVTGSSADLGKPQGSDERHGKATYVSVFGLDGARKLADESFGRVRGLLESIDFRGDAADLQAVSAYIYGRDR; from the coding sequence GTGAACGCCGCCCCGGCGTTTCCGGACGCCAAACGTCTGTCGGTCGACGCCTATCTGGAAAAGATCGACTTCGAGGCCGTGCCTCAGATCGATGAGTTGGTCGAGGCGATGCGTTACTCACTGCTGGCCGGTGGCAAGCGTGTCCGACCAGTCCTTGCGCTGAGCACCGCGCACGCGCTGGGCCACGACCCTTCAGTTGTCATGCCGTACGCGGCAGCGCTCGAACTGATCCACACCTATTCGCTGATCCACGACGACCTTCCGGCGATGGACGACGACGACCTGCGCCGCGGCAAGCCCACCTGCCACGTTGCATACGGCGAGAACGTCGCGATCCTCGCCGGCGACGCGTTGTTCGCCGAAGCCCTGCGGCTGATCACGGCGAACCAGGCTGGCGATCCGATGCATGTGGTCGGCGCGATGGACGAGTTGCTCGCTGCGATCGGCGCAGGCGGAATGGTCGGCGGACAGTTCATCGACATCGACGAGCAGGTCGAGAACGCCGACGAACTGAAGCTGATGCATGAGCTGAAGACCGGCCGCCTGATCCGCGCATCGGTGCGCGGCGCGGCGATCGTGCTCGGTACCCCGACCAAGCAGGTCGAGCAGCTCGGCGACTTCGCTGGCGAGTTAGGGGTACTTTTTCAGATCATCGACGATATTCTCGATGTCACTGGCTCGAGCGCGGATCTTGGGAAACCACAGGGAAGCGACGAGCGGCACGGCAAGGCGACATATGTCAGCGTGTTCGGCCTCGATGGAGCGCGAAAGCTGGCCGACGAGAGCTTTGGCCGTGTGCGCGGACTGCTCGAGTCGATCGACTTCCGCGGAGACGCCGCTGACTTGCAGGCGGTAAGCGCCTACATCTACGGCCGAGATAGGTAG